In Pelotomaculum isophthalicicum JI, a genomic segment contains:
- the glgB gene encoding 1,4-alpha-glucan branching protein GlgB, with translation MKVNRLKTITQRDIYLFNQGELFQSYLHFGAQPVSSLDIEGVSFAVWAPNARKVSVVGDFNAWRTAAHPMENYLDSGIWVNFIKSLKSGERYKYCIETKEGQIIYKADPFAVYAELRPHTASRIFPLVGYIWQDEAWLVSRRHKQHKKEPMLIYEVHLGTWQKRENNDFLNYREIADRLIPYVKEKGFTHLELLPVAEHPFDGSWGYQVTGFFAATSRYGNPHDLMYLIDCSHQAGIGVILDWVPGHFCRDAHGLGQFDGTPLYEAGSHAQWGTYRFNFKKTEIWSFLISNALFWFDIYHIDGLRVDGVSSMLYLDFGTENGDWLPNEYGGRENLAAVKFLRKLNEQVYKYFPDAIMVAEEASTWPFVTRPPYDGGLGFSYKWNMGWMNDTLKYFSLGFEQRRYNHNLLTFSLLYSFSEDFILPFSHDEVVHGKKSLVDRMPGDYWQKFAGLRTLYLYLICHPGKKLLFMGGEFAQFIEWKQDAQLDWFLKDYDMHKMFSDYVMEVNKLYLREKSLWEEDHCWQGFEWIDADNSAQSVFVFQRRTAGSNEFVVVAINLLTQAYPVFRIGVPEPGIYTVVLNTDAAKYGGSGFMEQETLPAEEVPWHNCNYSVVLQMPPLGGLILKLTEVGKADTISLTG, from the coding sequence ATGAAAGTTAACAGATTGAAAACCATTACGCAACGGGATATATACTTATTCAACCAAGGAGAGCTGTTTCAGAGCTACTTGCATTTTGGAGCTCAGCCGGTGAGTTCACTAGATATAGAAGGAGTGAGTTTTGCCGTTTGGGCGCCCAATGCCCGCAAGGTGTCTGTGGTGGGGGATTTCAATGCCTGGCGGACAGCAGCCCATCCGATGGAAAATTACCTGGACAGTGGAATTTGGGTCAATTTTATCAAGAGTTTAAAAAGTGGCGAACGCTATAAGTATTGTATTGAAACCAAAGAGGGTCAAATAATTTATAAAGCGGATCCCTTTGCTGTCTACGCCGAACTCAGGCCGCATACCGCATCCAGAATTTTCCCCTTGGTAGGATATATCTGGCAGGATGAGGCCTGGCTTGTTTCCCGCCGGCATAAACAGCACAAAAAAGAACCGATGCTTATATACGAAGTGCATCTGGGTACCTGGCAAAAGCGGGAGAATAATGACTTTCTAAACTACCGGGAAATCGCAGACCGTTTGATCCCTTACGTTAAAGAGAAGGGGTTTACTCATCTGGAACTATTGCCTGTTGCTGAACACCCTTTTGACGGATCATGGGGATACCAGGTTACCGGTTTTTTTGCAGCTACAAGCCGTTACGGCAATCCACATGATTTAATGTATCTGATTGATTGTAGCCATCAGGCAGGAATCGGCGTTATCTTGGACTGGGTGCCGGGCCACTTTTGCCGGGATGCTCACGGTTTAGGTCAATTTGACGGCACTCCCTTATATGAGGCAGGGAGTCATGCCCAATGGGGTACTTACCGTTTTAATTTTAAAAAAACAGAGATTTGGAGCTTTTTGATTTCCAATGCGCTATTTTGGTTTGATATATACCATATCGACGGTCTGAGAGTGGATGGAGTCTCCAGTATGCTTTATTTGGACTTCGGCACGGAGAATGGTGACTGGCTTCCCAATGAATACGGTGGACGCGAGAATTTGGCGGCGGTTAAATTCCTTCGTAAGCTCAATGAACAGGTATACAAGTATTTTCCGGACGCCATCATGGTTGCCGAGGAGGCGTCAACCTGGCCGTTTGTAACCAGACCTCCCTACGATGGGGGTTTGGGCTTCAGCTATAAATGGAATATGGGCTGGATGAATGATACTTTGAAATATTTTAGCCTCGGCTTCGAGCAACGCCGGTACAATCACAACCTCTTGACTTTTTCCTTGCTTTATTCTTTTTCCGAAGACTTCATCCTGCCATTTTCACATGATGAGGTGGTGCATGGAAAGAAATCTCTAGTTGATAGGATGCCGGGCGACTACTGGCAGAAATTTGCCGGACTGCGGACGCTCTATTTATATCTTATTTGCCATCCAGGCAAGAAGCTTTTGTTTATGGGCGGGGAATTCGCTCAGTTTATCGAGTGGAAACAAGATGCCCAGCTGGATTGGTTTTTAAAAGATTACGATATGCATAAAATGTTCTCTGACTATGTTATGGAGGTGAACAAACTCTATCTCAGGGAGAAAAGTCTCTGGGAAGAAGATCACTGCTGGCAAGGGTTTGAGTGGATAGACGCCGATAACAGTGCCCAGTCCGTCTTCGTGTTTCAGAGAAGGACAGCCGGATCTAACGAGTTTGTTGTGGTTGCTATAAATCTTTTAACGCAAGCCTATCCGGTATTTCGCATCGGGGTGCCTGAGCCAGGCATTTATACAGTCGTTCTTAATACGGATGCCGCAAAATATGGGGGTTCGGGTTTCATGGAGCAAGAAACCTTGCCGGCAGAGGAAGTTCCCTGGCATAACTGCAATTATTCTGTAGTGTTACAGATGCCCCCCTTGGGAGGCTTAATTTTAAAACTTACGGAAGTTGGAAAAGCCGATACGATATCACTAACTGGTTGA
- a CDS encoding glucose-1-phosphate adenylyltransferase — translation MYKKEVIAMLLAGGQGSRLGCLTRNIPKPALSFGAKYRIIDFSLSNCVNSNIDTVGVLTQYKHFLLNSYIGTGLAWDLDNNSHGGVHILPPFVRESGGSWYKGTANAIYQNIDFINFYNPEYVLIISGDHVYKMNYEAMLTYHKEQNADVTVSVLEVPSEEVSRFGIVTADKQGRIFKFTEKPKESDSNLASMGIYIFNWPVLKRALIEDEENPDSNNDFGQNVLPMLLNKEKRLFAYGFQGYWKDVGTIESYYDANMELLKEKPSFDIFESDIRIFSNDEILPPHYIGPKARVNNCLIGNGCKILGEIKNSIVASGVYVGERCRVEDSILLPNSKIMNDSRVYKAIIGEHTSISAFSFISSIKKGVNTRQAEITVVERSGIITEDFQALA, via the coding sequence ATGTACAAAAAAGAAGTTATTGCCATGTTATTAGCCGGCGGACAGGGAAGTCGCTTGGGGTGTTTAACCCGTAATATTCCCAAACCAGCCTTATCATTTGGAGCAAAATACCGAATCATCGACTTTAGCTTAAGTAATTGTGTCAATTCCAATATTGATACGGTTGGAGTCTTGACCCAATACAAGCATTTCCTGCTCAATTCCTATATTGGTACCGGTTTAGCCTGGGACTTAGATAATAATTCGCACGGCGGGGTGCATATCCTTCCTCCGTTTGTGAGAGAATCCGGTGGAAGTTGGTATAAAGGAACTGCCAATGCAATCTACCAGAATATTGACTTTATTAATTTTTATAATCCGGAATATGTTCTGATCATCTCCGGAGATCATGTTTATAAAATGAACTATGAAGCCATGCTGACTTATCACAAAGAGCAAAATGCCGATGTAACCGTCTCGGTTTTGGAGGTGCCCAGCGAAGAGGTCTCGCGCTTTGGAATTGTCACGGCGGATAAACAGGGTCGAATCTTCAAGTTTACGGAGAAACCTAAAGAGTCCGATTCCAATCTGGCTTCGATGGGAATCTATATATTTAACTGGCCGGTGTTGAAAAGAGCCCTGATTGAAGATGAGGAGAATCCCGATTCGAACAATGATTTTGGGCAAAATGTTCTCCCAATGCTGCTAAATAAAGAGAAAAGGCTGTTTGCATACGGCTTCCAAGGCTATTGGAAAGATGTCGGAACCATTGAAAGTTACTATGATGCTAATATGGAATTACTGAAAGAAAAACCGAGTTTTGATATCTTTGAATCTGATATTAGAATTTTTTCCAACGATGAGATATTGCCACCGCACTATATTGGCCCAAAGGCCCGGGTTAACAATTGTCTGATCGGCAACGGTTGCAAAATTCTAGGAGAAATCAAAAATTCAATCGTTGCATCGGGGGTATATGTGGGCGAAAGATGTAGGGTGGAAGATTCCATCTTGCTCCCGAACTCTAAGATAATGAACGACTCTAGGGTTTATAAGGCGATCATTGGAGAACATACTAGTATTTCTGCCTTTAGCTTCATTAGCAGCATAAAAAAAGGAGTAAATACGAGACAAGCAGAAATTACGGTTGTTGAACGTAGCGGGATTATTACGGAAGACTTTCAAGCTTTGGCTTAA
- a CDS encoding RluA family pseudouridine synthase, with the protein MPGFSCFEVDMSGDGKRLDVFLAGAAAELSRSFTQKLITDGMVMVNGEIAARASCKVKTGDLVSLNIPPPDDLEVNPEPIPLDIYYEDSDIIVVNKPRGMVVHPAAGNYTGTLVNALLYHCRDLSGINGVMRPGIVHRLDKDTSGLIMAAKNDAAHNNLAGQLKDRLVKRRYLALAHGRINEESGMIDAPIGRDPRNRQKMAVLDRNSKQAVTRYRVLDRFAGYTYLRLKLETGRTHQIRVHLAYIGHPVVGDPKYGPARPHFGLDGQFLHAAVLGFKHPRTGSHLEFEAPLPDELKAILEKLMMDKGKDVVIR; encoded by the coding sequence ATGCCGGGATTTAGTTGCTTCGAGGTGGACATGTCGGGTGACGGCAAGCGCCTGGATGTTTTCCTGGCCGGTGCCGCGGCAGAGTTAAGCCGTTCTTTTACCCAAAAGTTGATAACGGACGGCATGGTCATGGTCAACGGTGAAATAGCGGCGCGGGCGAGTTGCAAGGTGAAGACAGGCGACCTGGTATCATTGAATATTCCCCCTCCGGATGACCTGGAGGTAAACCCGGAACCCATACCACTGGACATATATTACGAGGACAGCGACATCATCGTGGTAAACAAGCCGCGCGGGATGGTGGTGCACCCGGCCGCGGGCAATTACACAGGCACGCTGGTAAACGCTCTTCTTTATCACTGCCGTGATTTATCGGGGATTAACGGCGTGATGCGGCCCGGCATCGTGCACCGGCTTGATAAAGACACCTCCGGACTAATTATGGCTGCAAAAAATGACGCCGCGCATAACAATCTGGCCGGGCAATTAAAGGACAGGCTGGTCAAACGCCGGTATCTGGCGTTGGCACATGGGCGGATCAACGAGGAGTCTGGTATGATTGATGCCCCAATCGGGCGCGACCCCAGGAACAGGCAGAAGATGGCCGTGCTTGACAGGAACTCAAAACAGGCGGTTACGCGTTATCGTGTGCTTGACCGCTTTGCCGGCTATACCTATCTCAGGCTCAAGCTGGAAACCGGGCGTACCCACCAGATCAGGGTGCACCTGGCTTATATCGGCCATCCGGTTGTGGGTGACCCCAAGTACGGTCCCGCCCGGCCTCATTTCGGCCTGGACGGGCAATTTCTCCACGCCGCGGTGCTTGGCTTTAAGCATCCGCGCACCGGGTCACACCTGGAATTTGAAGCGCCGTTGCCTGATGAACTGAAAGCGATCCTGGAGAAATTAATGATGGATAAAGGCAAAGATGTTGTTATCAGATAA